A genomic segment from Leopardus geoffroyi isolate Oge1 chromosome A2, O.geoffroyi_Oge1_pat1.0, whole genome shotgun sequence encodes:
- the CLEC3B gene encoding tetranectin: MELWGAYLLLCLFSLLTQVTTEPPTPKVKKAANVRKDVVSPKMFEELKSQLDNLAQEVALLKEQQALQTVCLKGTKVHMKCFLAFTQAKTFHEASEDCISRGGTLGTPQTGSENDALYEYLRQSVGAEAEIWLGLNDMAAEGTWVDMTGGHIAYKNWETEITAQPDGGKVENCAALSGAANGKWFDKRCRDKLPYICQFAIV; this comes from the exons ATGGAGCTGTGGGGGGCCTACctgctcctctgcctcttctccctcctgaCCCAGGTCACCACCGAGCCGCCAACCCCCAAGGTCAAGAAGGCTGCAAACGTCAGGAAAG ATGTCGTGAGCCCAAAGATGTTTGAGGAGCTTAAGAGCCAGCTGGACAACCTGGCCCAGGAGGTGGCCCTGCTGAAGGAACAACAGGCCCTGCAGACGG TCTGCCTGAAGGGCACCAAGGTGCACATGAAGTGCTTCCTGGCCTTCACCCAGGCGAAGACCTTCCACGAGGCGAGCGAGGACTGCATCTCACGCGGGGGCACGCTGGGCACCCCGCAGACGGGCTCGGAGAACGACGCCCTCTACGAGTACCTGCGCCAGAGCGTGGGCGCCGAGGCCGAGATCTGGCTGGGCCTCAACGACATGGCGGccgagggcacctgggtggacaTGACCGGCGGCCACATCGCCTACAAGAACTGGGAGACGGAGATCACGGCGCAGCCCGACGGCGGTAAGGTCGAGAACTGCGCCGCCTTGTCCGGCGCGGCCAACGGCAAGTGGTTCGACAAGCGCTGCCGGGACAAGCTGCCCTACATCTGCCAGTTCGCCATCGTGTAG